The following are encoded in a window of Anaerolineae bacterium genomic DNA:
- a CDS encoding uracil-DNA glycosylase — protein sequence MQAMEALCAEIRACQKCDLGRGRTNAVPGEGPVPARIMFIGEGPGYHEDQQGRPFVGAAGQYLSELLGRIGLRREDVYITNVVKCRPPRNRDPLPEEIEACKPYLDRQIALVQPAIIVTLGRHSMARYFPGQSISRIHGVPKYVGGIWCF from the coding sequence ATGCAAGCGATGGAAGCCCTGTGCGCGGAGATCCGCGCCTGTCAGAAATGCGACCTGGGCAGGGGACGCACGAATGCCGTGCCGGGAGAAGGCCCGGTGCCGGCGCGCATCATGTTCATCGGGGAAGGACCGGGTTACCATGAGGACCAGCAGGGACGGCCCTTTGTGGGGGCCGCCGGCCAATACCTATCCGAACTGCTGGGACGCATCGGCCTGCGGCGCGAGGATGTGTATATCACCAACGTGGTGAAATGCCGGCCGCCGCGCAACCGCGATCCCCTGCCGGAAGAGATCGAGGCCTGCAAGCCCTACCTGGACCGGCAGATCGCCCTGGTTCAGCCGGCCATCATCGTCACGTTGGGCCGTCACTCCATGGCGCGCTACTTCCCCGGCCAGAGCATCTCCCGCATCCACGGCGTTCCCAAATACGTCGGCGGCATCTGGTGTTTC